Proteins co-encoded in one Eriocheir sinensis breed Jianghai 21 chromosome 5, ASM2467909v1, whole genome shotgun sequence genomic window:
- the LOC126985739 gene encoding glycoprotein-N-acetylgalactosamine 3-beta-galactosyltransferase 1-like, whose translation MISNSGSRISRNALRAAFMFFASMVLGASIAFLSYSPSVSQYKRPFREPMNHAEMEERNIPDSPLSGHDPHELHHLGEGVEAERLMQTVRVVCWVMTRPETHEKKAVHVKATWGKRCNKLIFMSSQNDDNLGAIDLGVGDGRDHLWGKTKAAFKYLYDHHLSDYDWFFKADDDTYTVMENMRYMLSSYDPSFPIYFGSRFKKFSKQGYMSGGGGYVLSREALRLFVEEALPNPRKCKQDYTGAEDAEMGKCLNNVGVMAGDTRDSLGRGRFFPFTPGTHLMGGVPDWYLDYVYYKPDTGLECCSDTAVTFHYVDVTKMYTLEYLLYHLRPYGIAHHDPFPAPLPPDTNSIPKQVLENARETQNASHQAQQIPQDTTS comes from the exons GTAATGCCCTTCGCGCGGCCTTCATGTTCTTTGCATCGATGGTCCTCGGGGCATCCATCGCCTTCCTCAGCTACAGCCCTTCAGTCTCACAATACAAGAGGCCATTCAG ggagcccATGAACCACGccgagatggaggagagaaacatACCCGACTCGCCTCTGTCTGGCCACGACCCCCACGAGCTTCACCACCTCG GCGAGGGCGTGGAGGCTGAGCGGCTGATGCAGACGGTGCGTGTCGTGTGTTGGGTGATGACGCGCCCTGAGACACACGAAAAGAAGGCCGTGCATGTGAAGGCGACGTGGGGCAAGAGGTGCAACAAGTTGATCTTCATGAGCTCGCAGAATg ATGATAACCTAGGCGCCATCGATCTGGGCGTGGGCGACGGGCGCGACCATCTGTGGGGGAAGACCAAGGCCGCCTTTAAGTACCTCTACGACCACCACCTCAGCGACTACGACTGGTTCTTTAAGGCCGACGACGACAC GTACACGGTGATGGAGAATATGCGGTATATGCTGAGTAGTTACGACCCAAGCTTCCCTATCTACTTCGGGTCACGCTTTAAGAAGTTCTCCAAGCAAGGCTATATGAGTGGAG GTGGCGGCTACGTCCTGAGTCGAGAGGCGCTGCGTCTCTTCGTGGAGGAGGCCTTGCCGAACCCTAGAAAGTGCAAGCAAGATTACACTGGGGCCGAAGACGCCGAGATGG GTAAGTGTCTGAACAATGTGGGCGTGATGGCAGGGGACACACGGGACAGCCTGGGACGCGGCCGCTTCTTCCCCTTCACGCCTGGGACACACCTCATGGGCGGCGTCCCGGACTGGTACCTCGACTACGTGTACTACAAGCCTGACACT GGCCTCGAGTGTTGCTCCGACACGGCCGTCACCTTCCACTACGTCGACGTGACCAAGATGTACACCCTCGAGTACCTGCTCTACCACCTGAGGCCTTACGGTATTGCGCACCACGACCccttccccgcccccctcccgccCGACACCAACAGTATTCCGAAGCAG GTGCTAGAGAACGCGAGGGAGACGCAGAATGCTTCCCACCAAGCCCAGCAGATCCCTCAAGACACCACGAGTTAG